A genomic segment from Leptolyngbya boryana PCC 6306 encodes:
- a CDS encoding dihydroorotase, with protein sequence MNLLDKLIKNVRVVRPNQSEVECLDLGIKDGKFVQISPEISADQAKEVLDAQNLLGFPGVVDAHMHIGIYRPLEQDAIAESKAAAMGGVTTSLNYMRTGQYYLNKGGSYKDFFPEVLSLSEGNFFVDYSYHIAPISAQHIDEMQWLFEQHGVASFKIFMFYGGYGLHGLSDQQNLFLMINKEERYDFAHFEFIMRGLSKLRERYPNEAISLSLHCEVADILNAYTKIVQQDSSLTGLSAYSAARPPHSEGLAICIASYLAHETNCININLLHLSSRKAIEAALMMQTIFPHINFKREVTVGHLLLDVETPTGKWAKVNPPIRPRSDVEALWNAVIQGQIDWIVSDHACCAAEKKASLQDPDNIWLAKAGFGGTEYLLSGVVSEGSKRGLSYNQIAKLLCWNPAQRFGLSQKGDIAIDYDADLVLVDPNETFVVHAAESLSQQGYTPFEGMELTGRVKQTFLRGNLIYDRGQILGNPQGHYLPRSRNL encoded by the coding sequence GTGAATCTGCTGGATAAACTGATCAAAAATGTGCGGGTTGTCCGCCCCAACCAATCTGAAGTTGAGTGCCTCGACTTAGGGATCAAAGACGGGAAATTCGTTCAAATTTCACCCGAAATCAGCGCTGACCAAGCCAAAGAAGTCCTCGATGCTCAAAATCTGCTTGGCTTTCCGGGTGTAGTCGATGCTCACATGCATATTGGAATTTATCGACCCCTTGAACAAGATGCGATCGCAGAAAGTAAAGCTGCTGCAATGGGAGGCGTAACGACGAGCCTCAATTACATGCGCACCGGACAGTATTACCTGAACAAAGGCGGCTCGTACAAAGATTTTTTTCCAGAGGTACTTTCTCTATCAGAAGGTAACTTTTTTGTTGACTATAGCTATCACATTGCACCGATCAGTGCTCAACATATTGATGAAATGCAATGGCTATTTGAGCAGCATGGCGTTGCTTCGTTCAAAATCTTTATGTTCTATGGAGGCTATGGCTTGCATGGTTTGTCTGATCAGCAAAATCTCTTCTTAATGATCAACAAAGAAGAGCGCTATGATTTTGCTCATTTTGAATTTATTATGCGAGGCTTGTCTAAACTCCGAGAGCGCTATCCCAATGAGGCAATTAGCCTCAGTCTCCATTGTGAAGTCGCTGATATTCTGAATGCTTACACCAAGATAGTTCAGCAAGATTCAAGTCTCACAGGACTCAGTGCCTATAGTGCTGCGCGTCCTCCACATTCCGAAGGCTTAGCAATTTGTATTGCATCTTATCTCGCTCATGAAACGAACTGTATCAATATCAATCTGCTGCATCTGAGTTCTCGTAAAGCGATCGAGGCAGCACTGATGATGCAAACGATCTTTCCTCATATCAATTTCAAGCGAGAAGTTACAGTAGGTCATCTTCTCTTAGATGTCGAAACGCCGACAGGCAAATGGGCAAAAGTCAATCCTCCGATTCGACCGCGATCGGATGTTGAAGCGCTTTGGAATGCGGTGATTCAAGGTCAGATCGATTGGATTGTCAGCGATCATGCTTGCTGTGCTGCGGAGAAGAAAGCTAGTCTTCAAGATCCAGACAACATTTGGCTTGCGAAAGCAGGTTTTGGCGGAACAGAATACTTACTGTCTGGAGTGGTCAGTGAAGGGAGCAAGCGGGGGCTGTCTTACAATCAAATCGCAAAGTTACTGTGCTGGAATCCGGCTCAACGATTTGGATTATCGCAAAAGGGAGATATTGCGATCGACTATGATGCTGACCTAGTGCTGGTTGATCCGAATGAAACCTTTGTAGTTCATGCTGCTGAATCTCTGTCACAACAAGGATATACACCGTTTGAAGGGATGGAGCTAACCGGACGAGTCAAGCAAACCTTCTTGCGAGGAAACCTAATTTACGATCGAGGACAAATCTTAGGAAACCCGCAAGGGCATTATTTACCGCGATCGCGCAACTTGTAG
- a CDS encoding class II glutamine amidotransferase produces MCQLLGMNCNVPTDICFSFEGFCARGGKTDDHKDGWGIAFFEGLGCRIFLDDNPSSSSPIAAFIRQYPIKSMNVIAHIRKATIGAVGLENSHPFRRELWGRYWVFAHNGDLPSLQYDHKGFYRPVGQTDSEQAFCLMLNYIRQQFPDGKPAIAELYAALQSITQKIAQHGIFNYLLSDGEHFFAHCSTKLCYIVRQAPFAAAHLIDEDITVDFQELTTSSDRVAVIATTALTDNETWTVIQPGELLVFQDGQPLELSQQI; encoded by the coding sequence ATGTGTCAGTTATTGGGGATGAACTGTAATGTGCCCACCGATATTTGCTTCTCGTTTGAAGGATTTTGTGCGCGGGGTGGGAAAACAGACGATCATAAAGACGGTTGGGGGATTGCCTTTTTTGAAGGTTTAGGATGTCGGATCTTTCTCGATGACAATCCCTCAAGTTCTTCTCCGATCGCTGCCTTTATTCGCCAATATCCGATCAAATCAATGAATGTGATCGCGCATATTCGCAAAGCGACGATCGGGGCGGTTGGGTTAGAAAATAGCCATCCTTTTCGCCGAGAATTGTGGGGACGCTATTGGGTATTCGCTCATAATGGCGATTTACCATCGCTGCAATACGATCACAAAGGGTTTTATCGTCCGGTCGGACAAACCGACAGCGAGCAGGCATTTTGTCTGATGCTCAACTACATTCGGCAACAATTTCCTGATGGAAAACCTGCGATCGCAGAACTCTATGCTGCCTTGCAATCGATTACACAGAAGATTGCTCAACATGGCATCTTTAACTACTTACTATCCGACGGTGAACACTTCTTTGCCCATTGCTCAACCAAACTTTGCTACATTGTCCGCCAAGCTCCGTTTGCCGCAGCACACTTGATTGATGAAGACATTACCGTTGATTTTCAAGAGCTAACGACATCGAGCGACCGGGTTGCAGTCATTGCCACGACTGCATTGACAGATAATGAAACTTGGACAGTGATACAACCCGGTGAATTGCTCGTCTTTCAAGATGGTCAACCGCTGGAGCTATCTCAGCAGATTTGA
- a CDS encoding zinc-binding dehydrogenase produces MMSKTYKKLIATRLSDDFRSAIDIQELPIPTPNSGEILIRNKFAGINAGFDTLLCKGNVPYVNLTPPFDLGVEAVGEVVEIGEEVNTIQIGDAVATTVRGGGYREYQVISAHQAIKIREAIPEVLTLMPTGMSALVALEEVGEMKSRETVLVTAAAGGVGHIAVQLAKLAGNHVIGVCGSEVKAKLLESLGCDRIINYRNETLDTVLQQEYPNGINLAFDCVGKQTFDTCVEHLAVRGRLVVVGFISEYANDLESVTQPRIYQKLFWKSASVRGFLMPHFSEYAEEARDRLLDLFYTGKLKVAVDPREFHGIEAIPDAVEYLLSGQNCGKVVVKF; encoded by the coding sequence ATGATGTCAAAAACTTACAAAAAACTGATTGCAACCCGATTGAGTGATGATTTTAGAAGTGCGATCGACATTCAAGAACTCCCCATTCCTACTCCAAATTCTGGCGAAATCCTGATTCGCAACAAATTTGCTGGCATCAATGCTGGATTCGATACATTACTATGCAAAGGCAATGTTCCTTACGTGAATCTCACTCCTCCATTTGATCTCGGTGTTGAAGCAGTTGGCGAAGTTGTAGAAATCGGGGAAGAGGTGAACACGATTCAAATTGGAGATGCCGTCGCGACCACTGTGCGAGGTGGTGGTTATCGCGAATACCAAGTGATTTCTGCACACCAAGCAATCAAAATTCGCGAAGCTATTCCTGAAGTTCTCACACTGATGCCTACTGGAATGTCAGCACTCGTTGCCCTCGAAGAAGTTGGAGAGATGAAAAGCAGGGAAACTGTCTTAGTAACAGCCGCAGCCGGAGGTGTCGGACATATTGCGGTGCAGCTTGCTAAACTTGCTGGAAATCATGTGATTGGGGTTTGTGGCTCTGAAGTAAAAGCAAAATTGTTGGAAAGTTTGGGATGCGATCGCATCATCAATTATCGAAACGAAACACTAGATACTGTTCTCCAACAAGAATATCCCAACGGAATTAATTTAGCTTTTGATTGCGTTGGAAAACAAACTTTCGATACCTGTGTGGAGCATTTAGCAGTTCGAGGGCGATTGGTTGTTGTTGGTTTTATTTCTGAGTATGCGAATGATTTAGAATCTGTGACTCAACCGCGAATTTATCAAAAATTGTTTTGGAAATCTGCTTCAGTGAGAGGTTTTTTGATGCCGCACTTTTCTGAATATGCAGAGGAAGCCCGCGATCGCTTACTCGATCTGTTTTACACAGGTAAGCTCAAGGTTGCGGTTGATCCTAGAGAATTTCATGGCATTGAGGCGATACCGGATGCCGTCGAGTATCTCCTCAGTGGTCAGAACTGCGGCAAGGTCGTCGTAAAATTCTAG
- a CDS encoding nuclear transport factor 2 family protein → MTSESANTLAVAQQAFTHFEHGLATGDWQAFFDMLTDDFSFWFPLGKFLGLNVGKERAIEFFNYVSEVYEQGLTLTLDRVTSNETTVVFEFRDQGLMRGTPYKNRVAVSFDVRGDKICGYREYLGSDGKSN, encoded by the coding sequence ATGACCTCAGAATCTGCCAATACATTAGCTGTTGCTCAGCAAGCATTCACGCATTTTGAGCATGGACTTGCGACCGGAGACTGGCAAGCTTTTTTCGATATGCTGACCGATGATTTTTCGTTCTGGTTTCCGCTTGGGAAATTTTTGGGATTAAATGTCGGGAAGGAACGCGCGATCGAGTTTTTTAACTATGTGTCTGAAGTTTACGAGCAGGGCTTAACATTGACCCTCGATCGTGTCACTAGCAACGAAACGACAGTCGTATTCGAGTTCCGCGATCAAGGACTGATGCGGGGAACGCCGTACAAAAATCGCGTTGCAGTTTCTTTCGATGTACGCGGAGACAAAATTTGTGGCTATCGAGAGTATCTCGGCAGCGATGGCAAATCGAACTAA
- a CDS encoding beta-keto acid cleavage family enzyme has translation MNGKLPLIIECRSNDTDYRKENPNCPHSPQEIVREAVRAWEAGASIFHWHGRDPVSGAWISDVDIYLEAIQGIREKTDLIINPTLNYVTKQSHVSDRVKHILAAKNNPALGIDMVPLEFGSLNIDFWNPQTKQFQTYDQVHISSRAYMQEVLKILKENDIFVSTVCWDVGQIRTALCFREMGLLPENTFWEFVFTGEIMPSGILPTLSNLQAVVDSIPAGEPWLVMCWNGDVMHLAAWAITQGGHVGIGLGDHPYTRFGTPHNGELVEKVAQMAHILGREVATPAQAREILKMPPRDSASHPGKRSSLEDEVIEVR, from the coding sequence ATGAACGGCAAACTACCGCTTATCATCGAGTGTCGCAGCAACGATACGGACTACCGTAAGGAGAATCCCAACTGCCCACACAGCCCACAGGAAATCGTTCGGGAAGCTGTTCGTGCTTGGGAAGCGGGAGCCTCAATCTTTCATTGGCATGGGCGAGATCCAGTTAGTGGTGCGTGGATTAGTGATGTTGACATTTATCTTGAAGCGATTCAGGGAATTCGAGAAAAGACTGATCTGATTATCAATCCCACGTTGAACTACGTTACCAAACAAAGTCATGTCAGCGATCGCGTCAAGCACATCCTAGCAGCAAAAAATAATCCAGCGTTGGGAATTGATATGGTTCCTTTAGAGTTTGGCTCCCTGAATATAGACTTCTGGAACCCACAGACAAAGCAATTTCAAACATACGATCAAGTCCATATTAGTTCTCGTGCTTACATGCAAGAAGTTCTAAAAATACTAAAAGAAAACGATATCTTTGTGAGTACAGTCTGTTGGGATGTGGGACAAATTCGTACAGCGCTCTGCTTTCGAGAAATGGGACTTCTCCCAGAGAATACGTTTTGGGAATTTGTATTCACAGGGGAAATCATGCCAAGTGGCATTCTGCCAACACTCTCCAATTTACAAGCGGTAGTAGATTCTATTCCCGCAGGTGAGCCTTGGTTGGTGATGTGCTGGAATGGGGACGTGATGCACTTAGCAGCCTGGGCAATCACACAGGGAGGTCATGTCGGCATTGGATTAGGGGATCATCCTTACACCCGCTTTGGCACACCGCACAATGGCGAGTTAGTCGAGAAGGTTGCACAGATGGCACATATCCTGGGTCGAGAAGTTGCAACGCCAGCACAGGCTCGCGAGATTCTCAAGATGCCGCCGCGAGATTCTGCAAGCCATCCAGGGAAACGCTCCTCTCTGGAGGATGAGGTAATAGAGGTAAGGTAG
- a CDS encoding aspartyl/asparaginyl beta-hydroxylase domain-containing protein: MAQFNEYHLDPKQFSFLNLLQENWQAIRDEFISFRQNASPEEIELAFNVMGPKSKTIKTKGKSKYSAFGVLFQGMFIEQYIQAHHLTYPQYELQNVSEKVLELRNHYFPKLATAIAQTNALHENVLRNVYFGTFLPGLDVKLHVNYNPHMNRGYLGLIVPEGDIAMKICHDKLYWHEGEFMVLDHSYPHCPHNYTDYERTVLVVDFFKTDQPREDVARFEQELVKQRMEEDPYSLGVFGKNDKAKPEDFVLYGLSHQLEWDKGLGA; this comes from the coding sequence ATGGCACAGTTTAACGAGTATCATTTAGATCCCAAACAGTTTTCTTTCCTAAATCTTCTTCAGGAAAATTGGCAAGCGATTCGAGATGAATTTATTTCATTCAGGCAGAATGCTTCTCCCGAAGAAATAGAGCTTGCCTTCAATGTGATGGGGCCAAAAAGTAAAACAATTAAAACAAAAGGTAAGTCGAAATATAGTGCGTTTGGTGTGCTATTTCAAGGAATGTTTATTGAACAATATATTCAGGCACATCACCTTACATATCCGCAGTATGAGTTACAGAATGTCTCGGAAAAAGTACTTGAGTTAAGAAATCACTATTTCCCGAAGCTAGCAACCGCGATCGCGCAAACGAACGCCCTGCATGAGAATGTTTTAAGAAACGTCTATTTTGGAACGTTTCTGCCGGGGTTAGATGTGAAGCTGCATGTGAACTACAATCCCCATATGAATCGGGGCTATCTCGGTTTGATTGTGCCAGAAGGCGATATTGCGATGAAAATCTGTCATGACAAGCTGTACTGGCATGAGGGCGAGTTTATGGTGCTCGATCATAGCTATCCGCACTGCCCGCATAACTATACAGACTATGAAAGAACGGTGCTAGTCGTCGATTTCTTCAAAACGGATCAGCCGAGAGAAGACGTTGCCCGATTTGAGCAAGAGTTAGTCAAGCAGCGCATGGAGGAAGATCCTTATAGCTTGGGTGTTTTTGGCAAGAATGACAAAGCCAAGCCTGAAGACTTTGTTCTGTATGGTCTAAGTCATCAGTTGGAATGGGACAAAGGATTGGGGGCTTAG
- a CDS encoding RidA family protein codes for MATREVIVPKGMEMLYERYHYCPGIKIGNTLYIAGQVGRDENMQVVTEPEAQFVQTFENVRRVLDAAGATFDHVVEMVTYHVTSPELYAASEQQPFTIPYLALFMQVKDRYFTNPYPTWTGVGVTTLSTPGLIVEIKCTAVLMP; via the coding sequence ATGGCAACTCGTGAAGTCATTGTCCCAAAAGGGATGGAAATGTTATACGAACGCTATCATTATTGTCCTGGTATTAAAATTGGTAACACTTTGTATATCGCTGGACAAGTTGGTCGAGATGAAAATATGCAAGTCGTAACGGAACCGGAAGCACAATTTGTTCAAACTTTTGAAAATGTCAGAAGAGTCTTAGATGCTGCGGGTGCAACGTTTGATCATGTTGTTGAAATGGTAACTTACCATGTGACGAGTCCAGAATTGTATGCTGCATCAGAGCAACAACCTTTTACAATTCCTTATCTCGCGTTGTTCATGCAGGTGAAAGATCGCTATTTTACGAATCCCTATCCCACTTGGACAGGAGTTGGAGTGACAACGCTTTCGACTCCTGGGTTAATTGTAGAAATTAAATGTACAGCCGTTCTGATGCCCTAG